In Rhodobium gokarnense, the sequence CCTCGCGATGATGGACGTTCCTACGCGGCCCCGCTTTCCCGCTCCGGCCTCTATTCCCCGACCGTCAAGACAAGCCGCCCGGACACCTTGCCGGCCCGCAACTCGTCCAGGCACGCATTGGCATCCGACAGCGCGCGCAGCGTCACCGGGATCGCCTCGACATGGCCGCCGCGTACGAGGTCCAGCATGCGCCGCGCCTGGTCGAGAGTGCCGGCGTAGGAGCCGGCGATGGTGATGGCGCGCAAGGGGAACATCGGGATCGGCAGCGAGAACGAGCCGCCGATGAGGCCGGCGACGACCACCGTGCCGCCCTTGAGGACGACGCTCTGGGCGAAGTTGAGCGAGCCTTCCGCGCCGGCAAAGTCCACCGATCCGTAGATCCCGCCGGTCGCCTTGAGAAAAGCCTTGCGGGAATCGGGCGCGGACGGATCGAAGGCGGCCGCGGCGCCGGCCGCCATCGCCGCCTCGCGCTTGGCCGGATCGATGTCGGCCACATAGGGCGCCGTGCCGTAGAGCGCCCTGGCAAAGGAGACGCCCATCATGCCGACGCCGCCGAGGCCGACGATGAGGAGGGGCCCCCGCGCGGCCTCGCGGCCGAGCCGCTCCATGGCGGAAAACGCGGTGAGGCCGGAGCACATATAGGTGCCGGCGATCTCCGGCGGGATGCCGTCGGCCGCAAGCAGGTAGCGCGGATGCGGCACCACCACATGGGTGGCATAGCCGCCGTCGACCTGGATGCCGATCTGCTGCGGGCGGTCGCAGATGTGCTCCTCGCCAGCGCGGCAGGCCGGGCAGTCGTTGCAGCCGATGAAGGGATAGATGACGTAATGGTCGCCGATGGAAACGCCCTCGACCTCAGGGCCGATGGCCGCGAC encodes:
- a CDS encoding alcohol dehydrogenase, encoding MKRQSMIDYGKPLEETSAAMPEPQGTEVVVAVRHCGVCHSDLHLHEGHFELGNGRTLDVKGGRALPFTLGHEIEGSVAAIGPEVEGVSIGDHYVIYPFIGCNDCPACRAGEEHICDRPQQIGIQVDGGYATHVVVPHPRYLLAADGIPPEIAGTYMCSGLTAFSAMERLGREAARGPLLIVGLGGVGMMGVSFARALYGTAPYVADIDPAKREAAMAAGAAAAFDPSAPDSRKAFLKATGGIYGSVDFAGAEGSLNFAQSVVLKGGTVVVAGLIGGSFSLPIPMFPLRAITIAGSYAGTLDQARRMLDLVRGGHVEAIPVTLRALSDANACLDELRAGKVSGRLVLTVGE